In Microcoleus sp. AS-A8, a single window of DNA contains:
- the drmD gene encoding DISARM system SNF2-like helicase DrmD yields MTNVEAGQIVRVRSRQYLVEDVVPKPSPTEDTLVRLSCLDDDALGEALEVLWEREVDAQYIGATSWESIANRGFDQPRLFSAYLHTLRWNCVTSTEPKLFQAPYRAGIEVKAYQLEPLRKALLMPRVGLFIADDVGLGKTIEAGLILREMLMRQKVRRVVISCPPSVVRQWQEEMESRFGLTFMIFDREFVAARRQERGYGINPWTTHTRFIISHALLRDETYAAPLRDWLGDFSAGSMLILDEAHNAAPASGAKYAIDSQLTRTVREIAPRFEHKLFLSATPHNGHSNSFAALLEILDPQRFCRGVPVRDRKLLDTVMVRRLKRDLREIGDDFPERQVIPIVIDDLPDDAPELKLSRLLQEYRDEREERLRDESRSKQAAAMLVITSLQKRLLSSIEAFARTLKVHRTALERQATKRSKIRLENLPLLSESPGSDDDRAALSEEEVQAEEDAQMEAASGYATADGLTERELKILEEMTEVANGVRNQKDPRVARLIKWIRENLCPNLGQPDAAWTERRVLIFTEYTDTKRYLQQQLQSAIANSNRERDRIDVFHGGISEDRREEIKRAFNADPSRHPLRILIATDAAREGVNLQNHCADLFHFDVPWNPSRMEQRNGRIDRKLQRSPIVRCHYFVFPQRAEDRVLDVLVKKTATIQKELGTLSPVVQKNLTRLLDKGIRHNEIEGVTASIEQVNQLDLAATSKTKVINEELEDTRLGKQELVQQTEQLQEMLKSSRDWLGLDDRHFRDAVSASLEILGANQLKAIDANEAAKDPTTAQWEIPALDQRLGADPTWTATLDTLRKPRQRGQKPWEWRREAPIRPVIFRDPGTLDSDAVHLHLEHRVVQRLLGRFLAQGFLHDELTRACVCLTDDPVPKVIALGRLSLYGERASRLHDEVIAVAAEWIDPINRGRKKLRPLGEGEKENVLELLEKSLASPRLREVADTIRNRLKQAAAQDIEELIPHLNHRAEVLAERAKKKLTARGEKEAVEMRKILETQRDRILQRQEETKAVQLSLFPEEEQRQLSADQRYWHKRLEALAIELVQEPARIEATYQVKAIRVEPVGLMYLYPVSG; encoded by the coding sequence GTGACAAACGTTGAAGCCGGACAAATTGTTCGTGTTCGCTCGCGCCAGTATCTCGTGGAAGACGTGGTGCCTAAACCCTCTCCAACCGAAGATACCTTGGTACGTCTTTCCTGTCTCGATGACGATGCTCTGGGAGAAGCACTGGAGGTTCTCTGGGAGAGGGAAGTTGATGCTCAGTATATAGGCGCAACCTCATGGGAGTCCATTGCTAATCGGGGTTTTGACCAGCCACGCCTCTTTTCCGCCTACCTTCATACACTGCGCTGGAACTGCGTCACTTCAACTGAGCCGAAGCTTTTCCAGGCTCCCTACCGCGCTGGTATTGAAGTAAAAGCCTATCAGCTTGAACCGCTTCGCAAGGCACTGCTCATGCCTAGAGTCGGTCTTTTCATTGCTGACGATGTAGGTTTGGGGAAAACCATTGAGGCGGGACTCATCCTGCGCGAGATGCTGATGCGGCAAAAAGTCAGGCGCGTTGTTATCTCCTGTCCACCATCAGTAGTTCGACAGTGGCAAGAGGAAATGGAGAGCCGCTTCGGACTCACCTTCATGATTTTTGATCGCGAATTTGTCGCTGCCCGTCGTCAAGAACGCGGTTATGGGATTAACCCTTGGACAACTCACACTCGCTTTATTATTTCTCATGCCCTGCTGCGGGATGAGACTTATGCGGCCCCCTTACGGGATTGGCTTGGGGACTTTTCCGCTGGGTCTATGTTAATCCTCGACGAGGCTCACAACGCGGCTCCGGCAAGTGGTGCTAAGTATGCCATTGATTCGCAGCTCACGCGAACGGTTCGAGAGATAGCGCCTCGCTTTGAACACAAGCTGTTTCTCTCTGCCACTCCCCACAACGGTCATTCCAACAGCTTTGCCGCCCTACTGGAAATCCTCGACCCTCAGCGCTTTTGCCGAGGCGTGCCCGTGCGCGATCGCAAACTTCTCGATACAGTCATGGTGCGCCGCTTGAAGCGAGATTTGCGGGAGATTGGCGATGACTTTCCCGAACGTCAAGTCATTCCCATTGTTATTGATGACCTTCCAGACGATGCACCAGAGCTAAAGTTATCTCGACTGTTGCAAGAGTACCGCGATGAGCGTGAAGAGCGTCTGAGGGACGAATCTCGGTCAAAACAGGCGGCAGCAATGCTTGTTATCACCTCACTCCAGAAGCGTCTGCTTTCTTCGATTGAGGCATTTGCTCGTACCTTAAAAGTACATCGCACGGCTTTAGAACGGCAAGCCACAAAGCGTTCTAAAATTCGTCTTGAGAATCTGCCCTTACTTTCAGAGTCGCCAGGTTCTGATGACGATCGCGCCGCACTCTCTGAAGAGGAAGTACAGGCAGAAGAAGACGCTCAAATGGAAGCTGCCAGTGGGTATGCTACCGCAGATGGTCTTACGGAGCGCGAATTGAAAATTCTGGAAGAGATGACCGAAGTGGCTAATGGGGTTCGCAACCAGAAAGACCCCCGCGTTGCAAGGCTCATAAAATGGATTCGTGAAAATCTGTGTCCTAATCTGGGTCAACCCGATGCGGCGTGGACAGAACGGCGGGTACTGATTTTTACCGAATATACTGATACTAAGCGATATCTTCAGCAGCAGCTTCAGTCTGCGATCGCAAATTCCAACCGAGAACGCGATCGCATCGATGTCTTCCACGGTGGCATCAGCGAAGACCGCCGTGAGGAAATCAAACGAGCCTTTAACGCTGACCCCTCTCGGCATCCCCTCCGCATTCTGATTGCGACTGACGCGGCACGGGAAGGGGTGAATCTACAAAACCACTGTGCCGATTTGTTTCACTTTGATGTACCCTGGAATCCCAGCCGCATGGAGCAGCGTAACGGGCGCATCGACCGCAAACTCCAGCGATCGCCTATCGTTCGCTGCCATTATTTTGTTTTCCCGCAACGGGCTGAAGACCGCGTACTGGATGTGTTGGTCAAAAAGACGGCAACCATTCAAAAAGAATTGGGCACTCTTTCGCCAGTAGTGCAGAAAAACCTAACGAGGTTGCTCGACAAAGGCATCCGTCACAATGAAATCGAGGGAGTGACGGCTTCTATCGAGCAGGTTAACCAACTCGATCTTGCAGCCACATCCAAGACTAAAGTCATCAATGAAGAATTGGAAGACACTCGACTGGGCAAACAGGAACTCGTCCAGCAGACCGAACAGCTTCAAGAGATGCTGAAATCTTCGCGGGACTGGTTGGGACTCGACGATCGCCATTTTCGGGATGCAGTATCGGCTTCGCTAGAAATCCTGGGAGCTAATCAGCTCAAGGCGATTGATGCCAATGAAGCGGCTAAAGACCCGACTACAGCTCAGTGGGAGATTCCAGCACTCGACCAGCGCTTAGGAGCAGACCCGACTTGGACTGCTACCCTTGATACGCTGAGAAAACCCAGACAAAGGGGGCAAAAGCCTTGGGAATGGCGGAGGGAAGCTCCCATTCGTCCGGTTATTTTTCGCGACCCCGGTACTCTCGATAGCGATGCGGTACACCTGCATTTGGAACACCGGGTCGTGCAACGCCTGTTGGGACGCTTTCTCGCTCAGGGGTTTTTGCACGACGAATTAACCCGTGCTTGCGTATGTCTGACCGATGACCCAGTTCCCAAAGTAATCGCTTTAGGTCGCCTGTCCCTGTATGGAGAGAGGGCTTCGCGGTTGCATGATGAAGTAATTGCCGTCGCCGCTGAGTGGATCGACCCCATAAACCGAGGGCGGAAAAAACTGCGACCTTTGGGTGAAGGGGAAAAAGAGAACGTTTTGGAATTGCTGGAAAAATCCCTGGCTTCTCCCCGTTTGCGAGAGGTTGCGGATACGATTAGGAATCGTCTTAAGCAAGCGGCGGCTCAGGATATTGAGGAACTCATTCCCCATCTGAATCATCGCGCTGAAGTGTTGGCAGAACGGGCGAAAAAGAAACTGACCGCACGAGGAGAGAAGGAAGCGGTTGAGATGAGGAAAATTTTGGAGACACAGCGCGATCGCATTCTTCAACGTCAAGAGGAAACGAAAGCTGTCCAGTTGTCTTTATTCCCCGAAGAGGAACAACGTCAGTTATCTGCGGATCAACGGTATTGGCACAAACGTCTTGAGGCATTGGCTATTGAGTTGGTGCAAGAACCTGCACGCATTGAAGCGACGTATCAAGTTAAGGCAATACGAGTTGAGCCAGTGGGATTGATGTATCTATATCCGGTTTCCGGTTAG